The sequence below is a genomic window from Uranotaenia lowii strain MFRU-FL chromosome 2, ASM2978415v1, whole genome shotgun sequence.
TCCACTAGCTGTACATAGCTTCCTCCTAGGAGCGAACAGTTCGCCCCGCTGTCTAAAAGGCCAGTTATGCTTTTTCCCAGGACTTCAATTACTGCATGCGGTCGATTGTCGTTGTCGAGATTGATGACTAAAGAGTTGACATTGTTAAAATCCGGTATCTGGGAAGGATCATCAAAACATGGCGAGGAATTCGGTCCCTCCGTTACTAGTTCCCCGCCGGGGCGTTTCCCGAACGATGACGGCAACTTGGGCAGCTCCGTAACGAAAAACCTTTTTGCCCACAACGATAGCAGAACAGTATCGCTTGTGGTTTGGAACAATCCATAAATCGATGCCCCTCTTCGTCGCAATTCCAGCAAATCATTGGTGGTCGAGTGTTCACGTTCGTTGATTCTGGATGCTCCTGAATAGACACTGCAGGCCGCGATTGGTTTTCCCGCGTGTTTGTGGTGTTTTGTTCTCTGCGTTCAAATCTCACCCTCAATGCGTCGACCTGATGAATCAGATCCTCCAAACGTTCTTCCACCTTGTTGTTACTGTCGATCACCGACGGTTCACCGTACGAACTCATTGCTTCTTCATTTCTGCGACTATTAATTTCTTCTAGCATGTTGACTCTTCCGTAGCGCTGATTCAACGGAGCATTGCGATTAGCGCGCTGTACTGGCACTGGTGTAGCGAGCGATGGTTCTAACAGTGATGCTGCAGGAAGTAGCATTCGCCGCTGAAGCCGTTGGAGCTTTCTAAGCTCGTCGAATTCCTTGCATGCTTCTACTAGTTGTTCAACCGATGCTGCTTGCTGTGCTGCCGCAACCGGAGCATATGTAGAGTTCATATTCTTCTTGATGATAAACAATTTCTCTCTATCCGTTGCAGGAGGATTGGCGTAACTAAACAGTGTTGAGATATCCGCGAAGAAATCGCTAAAGGTTTCTTGTTCTCCTTGGAGCCGATGATACGCCTCAGCCCTCAAAATATATGCGTAGCTGCTTGGTAAGAACTCTCCTCGGATCAACCGTTTGAAATCTCCCCAAGACCTCAAATCGCCTCTCAAAAACGCTCTAGCATACCACTTCAAAGCATCGCCTTTCAGTAAGTGCTTGATGTTCTGCAATAGCACCTGCTCAGGAACTTCTTCGGACAATGCGAACACCTCCACGCTTTGAATGAACTCGTTCAATGATGTGCCATCTCTTTCGCCTTTGTAGAAGATCTGCCAATTGTGAATTGCCTTGCTCGAAGAACGTCGGTCTTCCCAACGCTGCTGCTGGTAGGCTTCCTGCTCCCGTCGCATGAATCGCTCTAGTAACTCATCCCTTAATCGGCTGTATTCATTCCGCGCCGATGCTTCATCCACTCGTTCCCTAAGAGCGTACGGAGGAGGAGCAGATTCGTCGTCCGGATATCCAAGTTTCTCGCTGATTCTAGGTCCACGATGCTGGCCAAAATTGCTTTCTTCAGCGTCTCGTAGGTATGTTGCTGTCTGCTGTGATTCATATGTGTTGCGCTCTCGGTCCGAGATCCGTTGTTTCTGCTGTTGCCTCCTCGGCACGGATTCTTCCACTGCAGCAGCTCCGCTCACCCATGGTGAATTCCCTAGGTACGTGCTATCGCGGCCTGAACTGAATGAGTTGTCTTCCGATTGTGATGTCCTGCGCATTGGTTGCTCCTTCCCGGTGTCGACTGGCTGATTCAAGCTGGTTGAGGTCCTGTTCCTGGAAGGCTTTGGAATAGTTCCTGTTCTGCTCGAGCCGGCCCGGGATACGTTCAGATCCACTGCTGCTGCACCATAATCCTCACTAGCACTTTGCACTTGCCCACTTGCTTTTTTTCGCGGGTTATTTAACACGTCTTCAATGTCCTCTAACGAACATTGGATTAGAAGAGTCAGTGTTGCGTACGTATCGTTTAGTTTTGAAGGTGGTTCCACTATCGCTAAACGTTCACGATAGTGAATAAGACGCGAGGTTGCTTGACGCATGAATTGGTAATCCGCGGATTTAAAAGCTACTTTTAATCTTTGCAGCAAGTTATCTACGCGATCTTGACATACGCGGATGTTTTGCTCCGCATCCATAATGTGTGAAGAATTgtcataaattttattgtttctcATATCTTCTAGCATAATTTGCCGAAGCCTCAACGCTTTTGCTCTTCTAGGAAGAGAACTTAAATTGGCTACGTGACGTAGCGCCAGCTCATAGCTCACCTCGTCTTCGGAAAGACAAGCTGGATCCATATCCATTTTGAAAAAGGGTCTTATAATCTTAAACACAAATTGCCAAACTTTTAAACTTCAAGATATGCTGCATAAACTAAACAACAACACATCAAACACCACAAGAATAATCTAAAATGTGGGTTAATTATAGTTGGGCGCCAATGTACTGGAATTTTCTTTTAATGGCTACATTTGGCTAGAGTGAAAGGGCTTTAAAGTCAACTCTGCACAATGAAAAAGGCTGGCCACAACTATATAAtatatgattttcatttcgCATGTATTTAGTGGATGATAGCAAAGAAAAAACTCACATGTTCGGTCATCATTTGACGCACGCCGCACCAGATGTTCTGCTTCTTCTTGACGGCGTCACTTCTTCCACGCCATTGTCCTTCCACCGTCGGGTTGTTGGTTGTGATGGTATGTTGATAGTTACCAGCAGGCTCGGGCACCGAACATCCAAAACCTACTGGTGTTGCAATGACTAGTGCAGAATGATTATCGCCGCCTGACGCTGCGCTGCCTGCATGAATTCGGCATCATGACTGGCAAATCGTCGGTGGTAGGTCGTCGATTCGAAGCACACCACGCAAGTGTCCGAACACCGGACTTCCGGAACTAACAGGCAATCCAACGGCTTTTCTCCGTGCAACCTCTTGCTGCGATATTGTCTGGCCGACAACAATTGATGTGGTTGAAGTGAGCCCGTGTTCTCGATACACCGGAGCTTACGCAGGATGCTGAATGCACAGTACTGGAGACCGTGGGGGTGGTCAACGAAGAGGCAGAGGCGCCCCTTATCCGGGAAGCCCACTTCCCTTCTGCTGTTGAGAGACTTCGCCTGCGTGCTGACTCCTGGAATTCTGGATCCCCGAACGGTTCTCCTAGTCTGATGATTTTCGCTTTGAACCGGTCTAATAGGTCTAACAACGAAGGTCTTTCGCCGATACCACCAGTGGAAGCTGAGAAAAAATAGAGAAGCAAAAAAGCCCTGAGGACATAACCTCTTTAGTTCCGAGTTCTTGATTTGCTTGCTGTACTATTTCGGCTTACCCGTTGCAGGGGCTGTTGTGCACACCGAATCCTGCCTTTTCCAAGGCGTTACACTGGCGATATTGGGAGCCTAAATTATAAGAGCGCAACATGTAGATGATGTGCATAATCTCTTTGCTTTTGAGGTTAACTCACCGCTTATGTTTCCGTTGCTTGCGCCCCGTATGCGACACTCGCTTGTTGCCCTTTTCTCGCTGGTTGGATTTCGACGCGATGGGCTCTTGCTTCGATTTTGTCGAGCTTCCGTTAGAACACGGCGGGACAACCTGGCAAAGGTACGGGAGCATATTAACGCGTTGTTGCAAAAGAGGTATTTTGTTCACTCACCAGCAGCCACTGTGGTACGGTTGTTGAGTAGATGATACCGCTTCAGCAATGTTTGCTGTTTCCGGCAGACTGGTTGACCACGCCGATCCGTTCGAGTTCCGGTTCTGGTCCAACTTGTGCTGTGTATCGCACCACGAACTTAATCCGCGACCGAAAAAGCGCGAGTCACGCCACTCTTTTTCCGTTTTTTCCTCCACTGAGCgaaatttcattttcgttttcttATATTTTCCTTTTGACATGTATGTCGAACGAGGGGTTTCACGAACTTATTGAAAACCCACCCACACTGAGGCTAAAAGTGTGGTAGGTGCTTTTGCTGATCGAAATTCATACTTAAATACATGCATCATAATAAATAATGGTTacacagctcggcatacgcagaaggtagagtcttatctttgtatgctttactgctaggatcggacgcacacaactcgaatgccccccgccgaaaggacattctactccgaccgtggtccggtcttcctcctccctttttggctggcaaccctagggtttttgcccgccgtgtgccgaatcgagagcagcttatcctagactcgcgcctgtcacagcacacgtacgggtcttagacgcttgcgactcagatgaatcccgacggtgatgtcatcctacccgactcgagtggctcatccgacggcgacgtgagaccactctacccgagagtactccgcgacgtgaatactcttccccctacgagttcgactgcggagaaggtcgtgtcttatccccacagtctccgtcgcagagggcgcgttcgactcggatactccgcgacggtaacgttggagatatcctacacacagacgcgcgacgtacctagctgctcggcatacgcagaaggtgtagtcttatctttgtatgctttactgccagggtcggacgcacactactgaGGTGCTCCCCGACGGaagagtcaccctacaccgatcgcggactggtgctggttccaactcctctgcaaggcagtcatgatccgggtgaacccatcgctgaccacgcgccaagtattggcgTCCTCGCACATCCTCTGTGTCGTAACCGatcgttttttcttcttcagaaAATGAAACGCGAATAAACTATACTTATTAACATCTCTTAACGAACTGAAGCCTGATTCCAATCGGTACTACTAACTCTCTCAATCTTTCTCCTCGACGTATATTTCCGCGCTCTTCAAAAACTGTTATAATTACATCTCTCGACTTCCTAACCAAACACACGAACACATTAGTATTTAATTGTGAGTATTGAACATACAAGCACTATTCTATAACGAGATAGAATCACGCATTCGAATGAAATGGGGTGGACCATAAATCTTGACATACATATTACGGTTCAGATGTTTTATCTTCATTATCATACCAATATTCTCTACACTctgcacgatgttgtcggctgtcgtgtctggtccgcaagcggcaagcatgttagcacgtaccTCTACGAACCTTGGACagctgaacactacgtgctctggcgTCTCTATTATGTCTCCGCAGGTTAGACAGGATGGCgaagccacgtgtccaaaccgatggtggtactgcatgaagcatccgtgaccagtcaggaactgtgtcatgcaaaaGTCCACCTCACCAtgtcttcgatccatccatgatCCGATATTAGGGATCACTGGTGTTGttccactggtgctgccagttcgACAGCGAggtctctctggcatgtttccgcacatcgggcatgtgcctatgttcgtagcagaagatatcttcctctagcaagaccgggatgggcatgacccccgccacaacatcagcagctaccgaggacaccgttcggtatgcgctgattacacGCAGGTTCATTAGCCGCTGCACCCTGCAGAGCTGttgcagattacactgcctgctcaaggctgccttccaggctgccactccgtaacgcagaatggacgaggtaacactcgccaggaccctccttctaCTACACcggatcgccgagttgttcgacatagcccgtgagagggctgctgtcgccattgccgctcttttgcaggcgtagtcgacgtgggctgtgaagctcagccggtcgtcgatcatcacccccaggtattTTACCGCACGATTGGACTCTATTTCGCACGGTCCAACTGCgatcgtccctgattgtgctgaaatcaggttggtaatcggcaccatctcggtcttgtggtgagccaggCGAAGGCTCTTGGAGCTCATCCAGTTTTCCACCTTCTCaatagctactgtggcgagtagctggactTCCTCCGTTGAcgggcccgatgccaggagaactACATCGTCGGCGAATCCCACGAGTCTCACTCCtgtggggagacgcagtctcagcagttcgtcgtagacaatgttccacaataccgggccaagtatc
It includes:
- the LOC129742838 gene encoding uncharacterized protein LOC129742838, coding for MSKGKYKKTKMKFRSVEEKTEKEWRDSRFFGRGLSSWCDTQHKLDQNRNSNGSAWSTSLPETANIAEAVSSTQQPYHSGCWLSRRVLTEARQNRSKSPSRRNPTSEKRATSECRIRGASNGNISGSQYRQCNALEKAGFGVHNSPCNGAFLLLYFFSASTGGIGERPSLLDLLDRFKAKIIRLGEPFGDPEFQESARRRSLSTAEGKWASRIRGASASSLTTPTVSSTVHSASCTISQQEVARRKAVGLPVSSGSPVFGHLRGVLRIDDLPPTICQS